A window of Polaribacter litorisediminis contains these coding sequences:
- a CDS encoding M20/M25/M40 family metallo-hydrolase, which translates to MRKLRFLFLISFSIFACNQQQETKTTSNELSAEEKTDSTNIKTLFNAALTQGKSYEWLKDLTQNIGGRLSGSPEAAKAVIWGEQLMKEVGLDSVWLQPVMVPHWVRGEKEIANYTTNGTQKNVPICALGFSVATPASGVLAEVIEVKSLEEAKALGTKMKGKIMFFNRPFDDTLINTFSAYGGCVDQRVAGAIICGEFGAKGVIVRSMTNSVDDYPHTGTMSYGDLPEEKYIPAAAISAKAANILSDDLKQNPNLKFYFKQSCETLPDAPSFNVVGEIKGSETPENIFVVGGHLDSWDLGEGAHDDGSGIVQSLEVAYLFKKNNIQPKNTIRIVFFMNEENGTRGAKKYAELAKLNKENHIGGLESDSGGHTPRGFSIDANTANSTLLQSWKKLLAPYGLHDLKKGGSGADISPLKAENVTLVGYKPDSQRYFDYHHTSRDTFDKVNKRELALGSASMASMVYLMDKYLYADAPVKP; encoded by the coding sequence ATGAGAAAATTACGCTTTCTATTTTTAATTTCTTTCAGTATTTTTGCCTGTAATCAGCAACAAGAAACCAAAACGACGTCCAATGAATTATCTGCAGAAGAAAAAACAGATTCTACAAACATTAAAACATTATTCAATGCTGCTCTAACCCAAGGTAAATCTTATGAATGGCTTAAAGATTTAACGCAAAATATTGGAGGTAGATTATCAGGTTCTCCAGAAGCTGCAAAAGCAGTTATTTGGGGAGAGCAATTGATGAAAGAAGTAGGTTTAGATTCCGTTTGGCTACAACCCGTTATGGTACCTCATTGGGTTCGTGGCGAAAAAGAAATTGCAAACTATACAACTAATGGTACTCAAAAAAATGTTCCAATTTGTGCTTTAGGCTTCTCTGTTGCAACACCAGCATCTGGAGTTTTGGCTGAAGTTATCGAAGTAAAAAGTTTGGAGGAAGCAAAAGCTTTAGGAACCAAAATGAAAGGTAAAATTATGTTTTTTAACCGCCCTTTTGATGACACCTTAATCAATACTTTTAGTGCTTATGGTGGTTGTGTAGATCAACGAGTTGCAGGAGCCATTATTTGTGGAGAATTCGGAGCTAAAGGAGTAATTGTGCGTTCTATGACAAATTCTGTGGATGATTATCCGCATACAGGAACCATGAGTTATGGAGATTTACCCGAAGAAAAATACATTCCTGCTGCCGCAATTAGCGCAAAAGCTGCCAATATTTTAAGCGATGATTTAAAACAAAATCCGAATTTAAAATTCTACTTTAAACAAAGCTGTGAAACCTTACCAGATGCTCCTTCTTTTAACGTGGTTGGCGAAATAAAAGGATCAGAAACTCCAGAAAATATTTTTGTTGTGGGTGGTCATTTAGATTCTTGGGATTTAGGTGAAGGTGCTCATGATGATGGTTCAGGAATTGTGCAATCTTTAGAAGTTGCCTATCTATTTAAAAAAAATAACATCCAACCTAAAAACACCATCAGAATTGTGTTTTTTATGAATGAAGAAAATGGCACAAGAGGTGCAAAGAAATATGCTGAATTAGCAAAACTAAATAAAGAAAACCATATTGGTGGGTTAGAATCTGATTCTGGCGGACATACACCAAGAGGTTTTTCTATAGATGCCAATACTGCCAATAGCACCTTATTACAAAGCTGGAAAAAACTACTAGCTCCTTATGGATTGCATGATCTTAAAAAAGGTGGTTCTGGTGCAGATATCTCACCCTTAAAAGCAGAAAACGTTACATTAGTTGGCTATAAACCAGATTCTCAGCGTTATTTTGATTATCATCATACTAGTAGAGATACTTTTGACAAAGTAAATAAACGTGAGTTAGCCTTAGGAAGTGCATCGATGGCTAGTATGGTTTATTTAATGGATAAGTATTTATATGCAGATGCCCCAGTAAAGCCTTAA
- a CDS encoding DoxX family protein: MNILVLILTIVYGAFFCFAGIMHFIKPQFFKDFIPNFFPKKLVNYGVGFVEFTLGLGLFFNPTTKYASLGIFILLIILLPIHLWDFTKKKPAIGSKKLAMIRIPIQFLFMYGIYIVYQNHS; this comes from the coding sequence GTGAATATTTTAGTACTTATTTTAACAATAGTTTATGGTGCTTTTTTCTGCTTTGCAGGAATCATGCACTTTATAAAACCACAGTTTTTTAAGGATTTTATTCCTAATTTTTTCCCTAAGAAACTAGTGAATTATGGAGTGGGTTTTGTAGAATTTACATTAGGACTTGGACTTTTTTTTAATCCAACAACTAAATATGCATCCTTAGGTATTTTTATTTTACTCATCATTCTATTGCCCATTCATTTATGGGATTTTACAAAGAAAAAACCAGCGATTGGTTCCAAAAAATTAGCTATGATTAGAATCCCAATTCAATTTTTATTCATGTACGGTATTTATATTGTATATCAAAACCACTCTTAA
- a CDS encoding amidohydrolase produces the protein MKNYLFIVLLFLFSCDKEKADLIIINSNTYTVNEKFDTAEAFAIKDGKFIGVGTNEEIQEAYAATSVMDAKNQTIVPGFIDAHCHFYRMGLQQQKVSLEGTKSYEEVLEKIVAFQKEKNVDFISGRGWDQNDWEVKEFPTKEKLDLLFPTTPVAVGRVDGHALLVNQAAIDMAGITKDTKVSGGEIILKNGEMTGVLIDAAMGFIKFPKASKQESIQGLLDAQKICFSYGLTTVDDAGLDRNTIELINDLQQSNKLKMRIYAMVSGDNQEQIDYYINKGITKTDRLNVRSFKVYGDGALGSRGAAMRTPYSDRENHFGALIYPPERYQEIAQQIAASEFQMNTHAIGDSTNTWLLKTYKEVLKNKKDRRWRIEHAQIISATDFQNFDNILPSVQPTHATSDMYWAEDRIGKERMQGAYAFKNLLNRYGKIALGTDFPVEQVNPFLTFYAATSRRDLENFPEGGFQMEHALTREQTLRGMTIWGAYSNFEEDEKGSIEVGKFADFIILDQNIMQAHDTIIPKTNVVSTYLNGEKVY, from the coding sequence ATGAAAAATTACCTTTTTATTGTTTTACTCTTTTTATTTTCTTGCGATAAAGAAAAAGCAGATCTAATTATTATCAATTCAAACACCTATACGGTAAACGAAAAATTTGACACTGCGGAAGCATTCGCCATTAAAGATGGAAAGTTTATTGGCGTTGGTACCAATGAAGAAATTCAGGAAGCTTATGCAGCTACCTCTGTAATGGATGCTAAAAACCAAACAATTGTTCCCGGTTTTATTGATGCGCATTGCCATTTCTATAGAATGGGCTTACAACAACAAAAAGTTTCTTTAGAAGGCACTAAAAGTTATGAGGAAGTTCTTGAAAAGATTGTTGCCTTTCAAAAGGAAAAAAATGTAGATTTTATCTCAGGACGTGGTTGGGACCAAAATGATTGGGAAGTAAAAGAATTTCCTACAAAAGAAAAACTAGACCTCTTATTTCCGACAACTCCGGTTGCTGTAGGCCGAGTAGATGGGCATGCTTTATTAGTAAATCAGGCTGCCATCGATATGGCAGGAATTACAAAAGACACGAAAGTTTCTGGTGGAGAAATTATTCTAAAAAATGGAGAAATGACGGGAGTTTTAATTGATGCCGCTATGGGTTTCATTAAATTCCCTAAAGCCTCAAAACAAGAATCAATTCAAGGTTTATTAGATGCACAAAAAATTTGTTTTTCTTATGGTTTAACCACTGTAGATGATGCGGGTTTAGATAGAAATACCATCGAATTAATTAACGATTTACAGCAGTCAAATAAATTAAAAATGCGCATCTATGCGATGGTTTCTGGTGATAATCAAGAACAAATTGATTACTACATCAACAAAGGAATTACGAAAACCGATCGATTAAATGTACGTTCTTTTAAAGTATATGGAGACGGTGCTTTAGGCTCTAGAGGTGCTGCCATGCGCACGCCTTATTCAGATAGAGAAAATCATTTTGGCGCACTCATTTATCCTCCAGAAAGATACCAAGAAATTGCGCAACAAATTGCTGCGTCAGAATTTCAAATGAATACACATGCCATCGGCGATTCTACAAACACCTGGTTATTAAAAACGTATAAAGAAGTTTTAAAAAACAAAAAAGATAGACGTTGGAGAATTGAACATGCACAAATAATATCTGCAACAGACTTTCAGAATTTTGATAATATTTTACCCTCTGTGCAACCTACACACGCTACCTCCGATATGTATTGGGCAGAAGATAGAATCGGAAAAGAAAGAATGCAAGGTGCTTATGCCTTTAAAAATTTACTAAACAGGTACGGAAAAATTGCTTTGGGTACAGATTTTCCTGTAGAACAAGTAAATCCGTTTTTAACTTTTTATGCTGCAACTTCCAGAAGAGATTTAGAAAATTTCCCTGAAGGCGGTTTCCAAATGGAGCATGCTTTAACAAGAGAGCAAACTTTAAGAGGAATGACTATTTGGGGAGCTTATTCTAATTTTGAAGAGGATGAAAAGGGTTCTATTGAAGTTGGTAAATTTGCAGATTTCATCATTTTAGATCAAAACATTATGCAAGCACATGATACTATTATACCAAAAACCAACGTAGTTTCTACGTATTTAAATGGAGAAAAGGTATATTAA
- a CDS encoding TonB-dependent receptor plug domain-containing protein encodes MKSIKTLFFLLAVVFSVNIFSQKKSTKNETTKLTILVKDGNNKPIPGAVILFDNVKQKRVANASGYFKIKLKKAPKEISAFSSLIGVKTITYKGEDSIVIKIRRNNDDYFEDTSDEKIASAIQFRDIYDYLRGKVSGVNISTSNSITIRGNSTFSGGRGPLLILNGVQIDESSFAQIVPTTIRSVKILKGPEAAIYGVRGANGVIEVVTAIN; translated from the coding sequence ATGAAATCCATAAAAACACTATTTTTTTTACTCGCAGTTGTATTTTCTGTGAATATTTTTTCTCAAAAAAAATCGACAAAAAACGAAACTACTAAATTAACGATATTAGTAAAAGACGGTAATAACAAACCTATTCCTGGTGCGGTTATTTTATTCGATAATGTAAAACAAAAAAGAGTTGCTAACGCATCGGGTTATTTTAAGATTAAATTAAAAAAAGCGCCAAAAGAAATTAGTGCGTTCTCCTCCTTAATAGGTGTTAAAACAATTACTTACAAAGGCGAAGACTCTATTGTTATTAAAATCAGAAGAAACAATGACGATTATTTCGAGGATACGAGCGATGAGAAAATAGCTAGTGCAATACAATTTAGAGACATTTATGATTATTTAAGAGGTAAAGTTTCTGGTGTGAATATCTCAACATCTAACAGCATAACAATAAGGGGGAATTCAACTTTTAGTGGTGGTAGAGGTCCTTTATTAATTTTGAACGGGGTTCAAATCGACGAAAGTAGTTTTGCACAAATTGTACCCACAACAATCAGAAGTGTAAAAATTTTAAAAGGACCAGAGGCTGCTATCTATGGCGTACGCGGAGCAAATGGCGTTATTGAAGTAGTTACTGCAATCAATTAG
- the trpA gene encoding tryptophan synthase subunit alpha, with the protein MNSIKQLFQKKENNLLSIYFTCGYPKLEDTTKVIASLEKSGVDFIEVGLPYSDPLADGPTIQESSQKALENGINLDIVFDQLMTIKETNHTPLVLMGYLNQMLKYGEDKFCQKVVDCGIDTLIIPDLPMVEFENHYQELFDKYGLNNVFLITPHTSEERIRKIDSYTKAFIYVVASSSITGAKGEISNHQVAYFERIKAMNLKNKLIIGFGISDKSTFNTACQYANGAIIGSAFIKDLGENGVENINNFITPIIS; encoded by the coding sequence CCAAAATTAGAGGATACCACAAAAGTAATTGCATCCTTAGAGAAAAGTGGTGTTGATTTTATTGAAGTCGGGTTGCCGTATTCAGATCCTTTAGCAGATGGACCAACGATACAAGAAAGTAGTCAAAAAGCCTTGGAAAACGGGATCAATTTAGATATTGTTTTTGATCAATTAATGACCATTAAAGAAACGAATCACACACCTTTAGTTTTAATGGGGTATTTAAACCAAATGCTAAAATATGGCGAAGATAAGTTTTGCCAAAAAGTAGTAGATTGCGGCATAGACACGCTTATTATTCCTGATTTGCCAATGGTAGAGTTTGAAAATCATTATCAAGAATTGTTTGATAAGTATGGTCTTAACAATGTGTTTTTAATTACCCCGCACACATCCGAAGAAAGAATTAGAAAGATAGATTCGTATACAAAAGCATTTATTTATGTAGTAGCGTCTTCTTCAATTACAGGTGCAAAAGGGGAAATCTCAAATCATCAAGTTGCTTATTTTGAAAGAATTAAAGCGATGAATTTAAAAAATAAATTGATTATTGGTTTTGGTATTTCAGATAAATCGACTTTTAATACCGCTTGTCAATATGCAAATGGCGCCATTATTGGTTCTGCTTTTATTAAAGATTTAGGGGAGAATGGCGTCGAAAACATCAATAACTTTATAACACCAATTATAAGCTAA